One window of Pogoniulus pusillus isolate bPogPus1 chromosome 31, bPogPus1.pri, whole genome shotgun sequence genomic DNA carries:
- the AKAP12 gene encoding A-kinase anchor protein 12 isoform X3 — protein MTGKALRAVGETEPSSATVKEGTEIMETSPCGSSTEDGVGAEKEDAHTVTELSSVEDDAEDHASEAQSYDLGFKKVFKFVGFRFTVKKEKTGKSEPVQLLTVKKEARVSEGTDDQKEVVLEERAVPEDAPSTGDTTKGTSPNETAETASPRTPEANEISSQPAALATDTASPFRKFFTQGWPGLRKKKSFRKPKEDELQAPIKEEEQEKEGATLTTGTGDRQEKPDFEKQDEERNVTAVTSEAHEMEQTEGERQESEKTLTAIGVEASEKDELVKHDQQGQKEAVAATEEKRSEDGEERRVVEVSGHLDRKEEGERKGEEAENPQEPRSVVPDLVTDSVNGELKRCSEALPVGEDKWESTEKYEIDDKTEIPSGEKLAAGFLATEISTEQLKRPEGKEGSTSDVKEEKAELTVSLPAEDISQGEALERSPEEEASQEHGAKLTVGAPELKSFCPLEGSVDTEFDQQLMQPTDEGLQGKTDTVMTDTSRPDEVRSERTPEEAAGERPPESITNEAELLSSQEKTKLQGSPLRKIFTGTGLKKLSGKKHKSKREESKLEEQGEPIQHLADSPDSLEEQKGESSASSPEEMNEIPALEKAADGMQVSENEDAAISDVERKRESVTPWASFKKMVTPKKRARRPSESDKEEEIDKTQSSAVSATYSATDENRGEVKDNAVDQKAEKATEEPKRKVDTSVSWEAFICVGSSKKRARKSSSSDEETESKLGHKSQQMEDSGQSKERAADAVLTSSQESDQGQGSSSPEPAGSPSEGEGISTWESFKRLVTPRRRSRSKMEVRTEDSVVGSSLEHSTSDGEHGKDESWVPFRKLIPGRRKKNSDGKAEPTLKQAREDVAEATEEDSDIPAVVPLSEYEAAEQEKIEAQQAKDAEATREQTSEEEKGQKSGQTLGTEQAPEGLVHAVAVSIVEGERAVTSMEERSPSWISAALTECIEQTKEEKESERKPELDVPVEEAVVAAKAVPDPRKDVSDDSTASEPEPTLEAVTALEETGEASCAEETMEASLAEETTEMVSAVSQLLETPATTEEVTPVQEAEAAEQNLQELDKQTQKVLYEVAERVKSADTAQLVGERTVTASQITAVQGIESEVKDDATNRNFASQEPILLGQCLENGENKEDSLQPKRSGESTPSQNRVEESVQHQGSERSEMSAIVQDSSKGHRNTDVWRDESQQQPCEKVAAGDREAVSEVQESAEELSSHNRTFQSIQVVTAKEELFAQQEPSEEEKLPIMELTVGKGRGECIPEVQAAVCFNYPQVQDKTEGEIPSLGLTAEEPVQLEGEGKTLTMGPEHTEAVVTVVLVKPERQDGIPDLEEQACTEGAPNGEPAFREEEEADDSILVLGVKNTEVTVTEVPLQNEVQISALPSETIASEAAANAEQSARDGAGVRITTKDSERLLEPQCKEKTTETHSQSDETQGGKMEDASLKTETHLESDTTATEAPMQIEPDNISNLASGCPDIAENGSTVFTHRSAKECEIASSLGEEETVEREQEAAETSNHQDFEKEDNKNEQLMERAREVFESGKWEAVGSDEFSAAVQQEVSAAQEKVSASASPQEESLEALEVPVAAAAGEEHVMSGMVTHTDMTAKTMQPWAPTEQMASEELSITAVDSSGCDTTKLLSSIAPEAQVTPASMNGVPEEQEGPQSTEQPKENGILLSDSHAGFEKDVVQSQSTRIVLNAIQTAVHKLAETESAAFESEQHIKAIEEVPSDTDKPELPGSMQADHPLPVKEEEVQSKEQEAQQPGAVTTAALAASAETHGSVGKPREMVLTSEMLKDGPSQLSVAVASSPEDVSKESVRLQNSTLELRTAGNSTKEPLAIHSPELQEKEAGQVVEAAGQCAGQQTEREREDERHQLPVEDGKTQTWEDDPCQAGAPCDSPQSQSQASGALHMY, from the exons TTggagaaacagaaccttccagTGCAACTGTGAAGGAAGGCACCGAAATAATGGAGACAAGTCCTTGTGGTTCGAGCACCGAGGATGGTGTGGGTGCTGAGAAAGAGGATGCTCATACAGTGACAGAGTTGTCCTCTGTGGAAGACGATGCAGAAGACCATGCATCTGAGGCCCAGTCTTATGATCTGGGTTTCAAGAAGGTTTTTAAATTTGTTGGGTTCAGATTCACAGTGAAGAAGGAAAAGACAGGAAAATCGGAACCAGTTCAACTACTTACTGTGAAAAAGGAAGCCCGAGTCTCTGAAGGAACTGATGATCAAAAGGAAGTCGTCTTAGAAGAAAGAGCAGTGCCTGAGGATGCCCCCTCTACGGGAGACACCACCAAAGGCACATCACCAAATGAAACAGCAGAAACTGCCTCTCCTAGAACACCAGAAGCAAATGAGATTTCTTCTCAGCCAGCTGCCTTAGCCACTGATACTGCATCACCATTCAGAAAGTTTTTTACTCAGGGATGGCCTGGACTTAGAAAAAAGAAGAGTTTCCGGAAGCCCAAAGAAGACGAATTACAGGCTCCTATAAAAGAAGAGGagcaagaaaaagagggagcaaCACTAACAACTGGCACCGGTGACAGGCAGGAGAAACCTGACTTTGAGAAGCAAGATGAAGAGAGGAATGTGACAGCAGTAACTAGTGAAGCACACGAGATGGAGCAAACTGAAGGGGAAAGGCAGGAGTCAGAAAAGACACTGACAGCTATAGGAGTGGAAGCAAGTGAGAAGGATGAGCTAGTCAAGCATGACCAGCAAGGACAAAAAGAGGCTGTGGCAGCAACAGAGGAGAAGAGATCTGAAGATGGTGAAGAAAGGAGAGTGGTGGAAGTCTCTGGTCATCTTgacagaaaggaagaaggagagagaaagggtgAAGAGGCAGAAAACCCACAGGAACCAAGGTCAGTAGTACCTGACCTTGTCACAGACAGTGTGAATGGAGAATTGAAAAGATGCTCAGAAGCCCTGCCAGTGGGAGAAGATAAATGGGAGTCAACAGAGAAGTATGAAATAGATGACAAAACAGAAATACCCTCTGGAGAGAAACTTGCAGCAGGATTTTTAGCAACTGAAATTTCTACTGAACAGCTAAAAAGAcctgaaggaaaagaaggaagtaCATCTGAtgtaaaggaggagaaagctgaaCTGACAGTGTCACTCCCAGCAGAAGACATTAGTCAAGGAGAAGCTCTGGAGAGAAGCCCAGAGGAGGAAGCAAGCCAAGAACATGGGGCAAAGCTGACTGTGGGTGCTCCTGAATTGAAGTCCTTTTGCCCTCTTGAAGGTTCTGTTGATACAGAGTTTGATCAACAGTTGATGCAACCCACTGATGAAGGACTACAGGGCAAGACTGACACAGTTATGACTGATACTAGCAGACCAGATGAAGTAAGATCAGAAAGGACTCCTGAAGAGGCAGCTGGAGAAAGGCCTCCAGAAAGTATCACAAATGAAGCTGAACTGCTTTCTTCTCAAGAGAAGACTAAACTACAAGGCAGCCCTTTAAGGAAAATTTTTACAGGTACTGGTTTAAAAAAACTGTCTGGAAAGAAGCATAAAAGCAAAAGAGAGGAGTCCAAGTTAGAGGAACAGGGTGAACCAATTCAGCACTTAGCAGATTCACCAGATAGCCTCGAGGAACAAAAGGGAGAAAGTTCTGCTTCTTCTCCTGAGGAGATGAATGAAATCCCTGCTTTGGAAAAAGCTGCAGATGGAATGCAGGTCTCTGAAAATGAAGATGCTGCAATTTCAGATGTGGAGCGAAAAAGAGAAAGCGTTACACCCTGGGCATCATTTAAAAAGATGGTGACGCCCAAGAAACGTGCCAGAAGGCCTTCTGAAAGTgataaagaagaagaaattgacaagacacagagctctgcagtgtcTGCAACCTATAGTGCTACTGACGAAAATCGTGGAGAAGTAAAAGACAATGCAGTGGACCAGAAAGCAGAGAAAGCCACAGAGGAGCCCAAGAGAAAGGTTGACACCTCTGTGTCCTGGGAAGCGTTTATATGCGTCGGTTCTTCCAAGAAACGAGCTAGAAAATCATCATCCTCTGATGAAGAAACTGAGTCTAAGCTTGGTCACAAAAGCCAGCAGATGGAAGATTCTGGGCAGAGCAAAGAAAGGGCAGCAGATGCAGTTCTTACTAGCTCTCAGGAGAGCGATCAAGGACAAGGGAGTTCTTCACCAGAACCAGCTGGAAGCCCATCTGAAGGTGAAGGTATTTCAACTTGGGAGTCATTTAAACGGTTAGTCACTCCGAGAAGGAGATCCAGAAGCAAAATGGAAGTGAGAACTGAAGACTCGGTTGTGGGATCTAGCCTGGAGCATTCAACATCAGATGGTGAGCATGGAAAAGATGAGTCATGGGTTCCATTTCGAAAACTGATTCCTGGGCGCAGGAAGAAGAATTCAGATGGAAAAGCAGAACCAACTCTTAAACAAGCAAGAGAAGATGTGGCAGAAGCAACTGAAGAAGATTCAGATATTCCAGCTGTTGTCCCTTTATCTGAATacgaagcagcagagcaggagaaaatAGAAGCCCAACAAGCAAAAGATGCTGAAGCAACAAGAGAACAAActtcagaggaggagaaaggccAGAAATCAGGGCAGACCCTGGGAACTGAGCAAGCACCTGAAGGGCTGGTCCATGCAGTTGCTGTTAGCATTGTGGAAGGGGAAAGGGCAGTTACTAGCATGGAAGAAAGATCACCATCTTGGATAtctgctgctctgacagagTGCATTGAGCAgacaaaggaagagaaagaaagtgaGAGAAAACCTGAATTGGATGTTCCTGTGGAAGAAGCAGTGGTAGCTGCCAAGGCAGTGCCAGACCCAAGAAAGGATGTAAGTGATGACTCCACAGCAAGTGAGCCAGAGCCAACCTTGGAAGCAGTGACAGCTCTGGAGGAGACGGGAGAAGCTTCCTGCGCTGAAGAAACAATGGAAGCATCCCTTGCTGAGGAGACAACTGAGATGGTCTCTGCTGTTTCACAGTTGTTAGAAACCCCAGCTACTACGGAGGAAGTTACGCCTGTACaagaagcagaggctgctgaacAAAACTTGCAAGAATTGGACAAACAGACACAGAAAGTTCTTTATGAAGTTGCTGAAAGAGTCAAGTCAgcagacacagcacagctggTTGGTGAAAGAACTGTGACAGCAAGTCAGATTACAGCAGTACAAGGAATTGAGTCAGAGGTGAAAGATGATGCTACAAACAGGAATTTTGCAAGCCAGGAACCTATTTTGCTTGGACAGTGCTTGGAAAATGGAGAGAACAAGGAGGACAGCCTCCAGCCCAAGAGAAGTGGAGAGAGCACTCCAAGCCAAAACAGAGTTGAAGAGAGTGTTCAACACCAAGGTTCTGAGAGAAGTGAAATGTCTGCTATAGTGCAAGACAGCAGCAAAGGACACAGAAATACAGATGTATGGAGAGatgagagccagcagcagccatgtgAAAAAGTAGCTGCAGGAGACCGTGAAGCAGTATCTGAAGTGCAGGAGTCAGCAGAGGAACTTTCATCACATAACAGGACATTCCAGAGCATCCAAGTAGTCACTGCCAAGGAAGAGCTCTTTGCACAGCAGGAACCTTCAGAAGAAGAGAAACTGCCCATAATGGAGTTGACAGTAGGCAAGGGAAGAGGTGAATGTATTCCAGAAGTACAGGCTGCA GTTTGCTTCAATTATCCACAGGTACAGGACAAGACAGAGGGTGAAATCCCTTCCTTGGGTCTTACAGCTGAAGAGCCTGTGCAGCTGGAAGGAGAGGGCAAAACCCTCACTATGGGACCAGAGCACACAGAAGCAGTTGTCACTGTGGTCCTTGTCAAACCTGAAAGACAAGATGGAATTCCTGACTTAGAAGAGCAAGCTTGTACTGAAGGAGCTCCTAACGGGGAACCTGCcttcagagaagaagaggaagctgatgaCAGCATCTTAGTCCTTGGAGTAAAAAACACAGAAGTCACTGTTACTGAGGTTCCATTGCAGAATGAGGTCCAAATCTCTGCCCTTCCTTCAGAAACCATTGcctcagaagcagctgcaaATGCTGAGCAGAGTGCGAGGGATGGAGCTGGTGTACGCATTACAACAAAAGATTCTGAGCGCCTCCTAGAGCCACAatgcaaagaaaaaacaacagaaacccACTCCCAGAGTGATGAAACCCAAGGTGGTAAAATGGAAGATGCTAGTCTCAAGACTGAAACACACTTGGAGAGTGATACCACTGCCACTGAGGCTCCCATGCAGATAGAACCAGACAACATATCTAATTTAGCATCAGGATGCCCAGATATCGCTGAAAATGGAAGCACTGTCTTCACTCACAGAAGTGCTAAGGAATGTGAAATAGCAAGCAGCTTAGGTGAAGAAGAGACTGTGGAACGAGAACAAGAAGCTGCAGAAACCTCCAACCATCAAGACTTTGAGAAGGAAGATAACAAAAATGAGCAGTTGATGGAAAGAGCCAGAGAAGTGTTTGAGTCTGGCAAATGGGAAGCTGTGGGAAGTGATGAATTTTCAGCTGCTGTCCAGCAAGAGGTTTCAGCTGCACAAGAGAAagtctctgcctcagcctctcctcaagaaGAAAGCTTGGAGGCTCTGGAAGTGCCtgtagcagctgcagcaggtgaaGAGCATGTCATGTCAGGAATGGTAACACACACAGATATGACAGCCAAAACCATGCAGCCCTGGGCACCCACAGAACAGATGGCTTCTGAAGAGCTCTCCATTACTGCTGTTGACTCTTCAGGCTGTGACACCACAAAGCTTCTTAGTAGCATAGCACCTGAGGCTCAAGTAACTCCTGCTTCCATGAATGGAGTACCAGAGGAGCAAGAGGGGCCTCAGAGTACAGAGCAACCCAAAGAAAATGGTATTCTTCTAAGCGACAGCCATGCAGGATTTGAGAAGGACGTGGTTCAGTCCCAGAGTACGAGAATCGTGCTGAACGCCATCCAGACGGCTGTTCACAAGCTTGCCGAAACGGAATCGGCTGCCTTTGAGTCAGAGCAGCACATTAAGGCCATAGAGGAAGTCCCATCAGACACAGATAAACCTGAACTCCCGGGGAGTATGCAGGCAGATCATCCCCTGCCGGTGAAAGAGGAAGAGGTACAGAGTAAAGAGCAAGAggcccagcagcctggagcagtgaCAACTGCTGCCTTGGCAGCGTCTGCAGAAACTCATGGAAGTGTAGGAAAGCCAAGAGAGATGGTGTTAACTTCTGAGATGCTGAAAGATGGACCAAGCCAGCTTTCTGTAGCCGTGGCGAGTAGCCCTGAGGACGTCTCGAAGGAAAGCGTGAGGCTTCAGAACTCAACGCTAGAACTGCGCACTGCAGGAAATTCAACCAAAGAGCCCCTGGCCATACACTCACCAGAACTACAGGAAAAGGAAGCTGGGCAGGTTGTGGAAGCTGCAGGCCAGTGTGCAGGtcagcagacagagagagagagagaggatgaaCGACATCAGCTGCCAGTGGAAGATGGGAAAACACAGACGTGGGAGGATGATCCTTGCCAAGCAGGAGCACCTTGTGATAGTCCACAAAGTCAGAGCCAGGCTTCTGGGGCCTTACAT ATGTACTAA